Below is a window of Zygotorulaspora mrakii chromosome 3, complete sequence DNA.
CATTCTCCTATTCCATCATTCTCTCCTGTGATCAAATATCCGTCCATTCCTTCCAGGTTTTCTCAATCTCAGCTTAATGACGGCTCTTACGTAAGTGATAGAAATTCCAATGAACTCAACAAGGCTAGCGTTACCTCTTACCGCGACGAAAGTGTGCCTCACGATAGACTGGGCATCGGGGCTACAGGTGAGGATTCTTTTCCTGATAATAATGTTAACGACGAGcaggatgaagatgatgacgatCTTTTGATGAGTGAAGCTGTTTTGAATAACTCAAGGATCAGACGTTATAACTCACCAAGATCCGTAGAAAGCGTTTCGTCCTCAATTGCTAGAAATAGGCTTCCTATTCTTCAACCTTCCCACTATTCACAACCTACAACCGTTGCTGTTCCGGCTTATGCAAAACTTCATAGACCGGGGATGAAGCAAACTGGTACTCAGGAAAATGATTCGAAAAAGAACGACAGTGGTATTGATGGAGcatctgaagaaaatgatgatgaagatgaggacctgcttttttttatgaGTGATATGAACCTTTCCAAGATGTAGAAAATATTTaattaaagaaaaactcttatatattttgattgtTATATACTAATTCTACTCTTCGATACATCTTTTAGTGAGCAGGTTTTCGCTGACCTCATCTTGacattgattttctttgtttaaAAGCTTTTCATCGTCTAATGCACGAGCTTTGCTCATTGCGGGACTCTCTATATGCTTTTCTTCGAGCTTATCTTGTAgaactttcaatttcagtTCATGAATTTTGTGTTTCTGTATGTGTTTTTcatatctttcttttgtcttGAACGTTCTATAACATTTATCAAAAGGGCATAGTAATTTCCTGCCCACTGAATCGAGTACCAATTCGATTCCTCCACTTGCGTTTGATAAACAGTTGGCCAGATTTACCTCAGTTTGTACGAgatcaaaatcattgagCTTACGCCTTTTTGAAAGCGATCTGGTTATCCTCATGTCGGGGCTGTCTACGGCCTCTGGAAGTGCATGAGCCTTTAATGAGTGGGGCAAACTTTCAGCAGGATGCTCGCTCCTATAGTGATCTAAAAGATCTGACTTCTTCGCAAAGGGGCCGCTATCACAGAGATGGCACTTCCAATTCTTAGCCACAAGCGTCTCGTCATGAACTCTCATATGCATTTGTAGACCATTATCGCCAACACAAGGCTTGTCGCAAATAGGACACCGCAATTTAGGATGGTCATTTTTGATGTGATTCTGCAGCTGAGACCAAGTCTTGAAATTCTTAGTACACCCGGAATGAGTACATTGGTAGGGATTCTCGACCTGCGGATTATGATGTTTAGCGATATGATTACGAAGCCTATATGGCCTTTGGAAAGTTTTGCCACATTCTTCACACGTCAGTTTCTTTTCGTGCACTGCAAGGATGTGAGCTCTCAATTGTGGATGCTTATAAAAGCTCTCGCTGCAATCCGGATACGGACATTTAAAAGATTTCGTATGTGTAATTTCATGACGTTTTAGCTGCTGACTTGTAGTGAAGCTCTTATCGCAATAGGAACAATGGAAGGGCTTTTCAGCCGAATGTGACAGCAGATGGCGTTCCAGATGGCTCTTCTTAGCGAACGAGCGCTCACATATATGACATTTAAAGGGTTTGATACCCTGATGAACTGACAATTGGTGCTCTGTCAGTAACGACGGCCTTGTAAAGCACTTATTACAACCCTCGTAGTCGCAAAAATACCGCTTCGGTCTCGAACTGGATGCAGATGATACGGCGCTTGATGCCACGCTAGATACGGAGTGCAAGCTATCTGACGAACAAGAGCGTGTAGGAGTCACCGACTCAAAGTCATGTGCATCCCAGGCAGCATGGTCCATCTCCTTGTTCGCATTCTAGCTGGCCTTGTTGCAGCCTCAACTCCCCTCTTTACTTCCTTAATATCATTTGTTTATTATATTACATTTCAATTCAtgcattttgaatatttttgatattcGTGCGTCACGAtaaatctgaaaattttttgtcaatatcaaaatgaaaagctAGCTGATCATCGACTTAAATAAGCACACCTGAAAGAACTTTTAATTACTTGGGATCCAGTTGTTTAGAGGATGTCCGATTACGAGGAAGCGTAAGTAGTGgttgctttttttttggggCAATAGCGgagcttctttttttagaaTAATTGACTAACTAATTGCTAATTCCAGTTTCAATGATGGTGCAGAGCACTTTGAGGATTTCGATGTTGAGCACTTCTCAGATGAAGAGAACTTTGCTGAGCCAGTAAATGGAAATGGCAACGAGGGGGGTGAAGTGAAAGCAGAGAATGGACACACTGTAATTGCTGGGGGAACAGGACCGGAGGACTACCAAAATTACGAGCAGACGCGGAGGAAAACtctgaaagagaaagctATCCCTAAGGACCAGAGGATAACGACACCATACATGACAAAATATGAGAGGGCCAGAATTTTAGGAACGCGAGCATTGCAGATTTCGATGAACGCACCagtttttgttgatttgGAGGGTGAGACTGATCCACTAAGAATTGCAATGAAGGAACTTGCCGAGAAAAAAATCCCTTTGGTGATAAGAAGATATTTACCAGATGGCTCATTTGAAGACTGGAGTGTGGAAGAGCTAATTGTTGGTTTGTGATAAGAAGCAGCGAACCTTGTATAATATATCGTAAAAAGTTCTACTAGTCGCATAAATCGCATCATGTTTGTTTCCATAAAGCATACGTATagatataaaaaataagaatACGAAGCCAATTGATATCTAGTTATTCAGAAAATGTATTCAAAAACTGATCACCTTTGAAGACTTTTTCGTTATTAATATGGTTCTCTGTGCTGAATTCACTCAGTATTCttgcaaaatctttttctggGTTTTGAAAGCCAGCTTCCTTTAATCGTGCTATGAGCTCTACTAATGGTAGCTGCAAGTCCCCTTTATCAGATAAGGTCTTGAGACATTTTGCAATCTCGCTCTCTTCTGGAAGATCACCTAACGTGGCACTCATCAGAGACAAGAAACGAGGAAATGTTACACCGTCTTCACTTCCACAATTTGGACCTTGTAACATAGCTTGCAATTGAGAGTCAGGCAATTGTTTACCGAGACTACAcaatattttgttcagATCTTGTTGAGATATCACGCCGTCACCATCCTCGTCTATAGTTTGAAATGCATCCTTAAGTTTGGTGATATGGGAGTGGGTCAGGCTGCTAAAATTCATAGACTTGCTATTCtccattttttgtattttaGCCTCTTACTACTTTTCTTTAAAAATGTGTTTACATCCACATCTGGAGTTAAGGAAGGGAGGGCACTTTATAAATTTGACAATGTTGTCGAAAAACATAATACAAGAAGTTTAACAAACACAGGCCATAAAGTCACACAGGATCGCCATGTCAACCATTAAGGATCTGCTAAAACAGGCAAAGACAGAATTGGCAAGGGAAGACTACCAAAGTGCAATCGAACTTTCCAAAAAGGTTCTGTCGCTGGAGAAGGAGAATTATTTTGCATATGTTTTCCTTGGAAAATCGTATTCCTGTCTGCCAGGCAAGGCAAAGGAATCAATCGCGAATTACAAGCTAGCCATCCAGTACGATTCCTCAAATCTTCTGGCTTGGAAGGGCTTATTTCTGCTTTTAAAATCACTGGACGTCCCAGAGGTCTTGTCTTATGACGACTTCTTTGCATTATGCGGAGAATACGCAGATGTGCTTCTTGAACAACAGTTGTCTCAAGTAGATTTGATACATGATATAAGACTgttcagaaaaaaatatccCGATTGTGAAGAgtcttttttgatgcatATGGTTCCCGGTACAAAGATGGCAGAACTGCTTGCTCGTCATCTTATTAGCCCGCAGGATGCTTTGTCAAAGTTGATCAATCTagtaaataaaaaagaggaGTCGAAGATCTCAAAGTTGGTAAGTCGAGAAAGGCTAAAGCTCAGCGTTCAAGATCCTTCGTACCAGACTAAAATCAATGCATTGGCCTGGGGGATATATGAGGGGTCCAATCTGGATCAATTATATAATCAGTTGATTAATATTACAGATGTTGATGAAGCAAGGTCCGATTTGGAAACGCAATGGCTTGAGTATAGAATCAAAATCCTAAAATCAATGCCTAAGGACATtaaagtatttttttttaaaaaagtgaaaagCATGGTTGAGGACATGGTGCTAGTGGATCATAAGTCACTGATGTCATGGAAGCTTTATTTTGAGTGGCAGGACTATGAAGATTTAAACACCATTGATCAAGAGATGGTAttaaagtttttcaaaaagtttccaaCTGAGCCTCTAAGTGTCATATTATATGCGTGGTTGTCATCTGATTTATCGAAGTACGATTTTAAGAAGCTCGCCTCTCAAATGGGGCAAAAAGCACATttagatgaagataatGTAGTTCCAGATATGGATGAGATTGAGCAGGATGCTTTGAATGATATGacagaaaaggaaaatgaaaatccTACTTTACTAGAAAGTGACGTGATCACAGCAATGAATGATAATATTTCTAAAGCTAAAAATAGCATTCTAGCCCACCGCATTATTTCCCAATattttttactttcaaGAGAGTATGAGGCCGCTTTCCCTTATGTAAAGCATGGCATCTCATTAGTTGCAATCAGTATGCGTGATCTAGGGGCAGATCTTCAAGAATCGAAAAAGACTTTCACATTAGATTTGGCCATGATATATACGTATATCGATGCTCCAAAAAATCACACAGCTGCCTTAAGcttgtttgaaaagatacTGGCAGATGATCCAAACAATTCACATGCAAAGCTGGGAAAGGGCTTGATCTACATGGAAAGAAACGACTGGGTGAAAGCACACACACTACTCGTAGAGGTAGTATCGCAATTTCCCAATGATATGGTAGTCCTTTCCGAATTTGCATGGAATCAGGCGCAACTCGGTTGTTTAGACGATGCTATAGATATTTTTACAAAAGTGCTTGGCTCAATAGAAGGTGTTGATCTCCGTAGCTGCGAATTCAGAGCCCTTAACCTATGGAGACAAGCTAAGGTGTACCTCATGAAGCaggaaaaagagattcCGGAGAATCAAAGCTACGTCAAGATTGCATTCAAGCAATTGATTCTTTCCATCCGTGTTTTAGATACATACGCACCCAGCTACTCGACCCTAGGGGACATATACTCCGCTTATTACTTGGATAATTTGAGAGCATTCAAGTGTTATTATAAATCGTTTGAATTAGACGCTGCAGATATCGTCGCTGCAAAATTCATGGCATCTTATTATGCTGAAATGTGCAATTGGAAGGCAGCTAGCCTTGTAGCGGAGCGACTTGTGAAATCTGAGAAGGCAAAAAGGAAACTGAAGGAGGTGAATTGGGCGTATAAAGTAGTAGGTATGTTTTATCTGGAGAGTCAACAAGAGGCcgattcaattgaatggTTTCAATCTTCTCTGCGTgtgaattcaaaagatatagAATCATGGATTGGTCTAGGTCAAGCCTACTATGCATGTGGACGTATTGAAGCTTCCATTAAGGTATTTGATCGGGCGTTAGAGCTGGATCCACAACATCTATATTGTTTGAATCTTAAAGCGCAGTCTCTTTCCTTTATGGGAGAATTTGAGCAATGCTTAAAAATACTGCGTGAAATAACGACTGCCTCCCCCAAAGAAGAATTCTTTCAAGCCACCTTTTCTGAGGTTTTGGTGAAGTATGCGATGGATTTATATTCCCAAGGCCTTTTGACGAAAGCAATTGTGACGGCTAAAAAGAGCATTGCTGTTCTATCCTATATGGCAACAGAATTATTTTGCCATGGGCACAAATTTTGGGTTTCGCTCTCGGAAGCTCTAGAACTTTTCACATTGGTGCAATCTAAAATTGATGATCTTccaattgaagattttgtcACGATCTTCCGATCTGCATCTACCattcaagaaacaaaagagCTGGATGAACTCGATAACGTTACGATTGAAGATTTACTGTCTACCGATGAGGATAGTAACATTGAAATCACTTGTAAATTATTGGTATTATCAGCCAAATACTCAATTGCCACGACGAACTTTGATGAGTTAACAAGAACCGTCCGCTCTTCATTGTGGCACAACGTCGGATCAGCCGAATTGCATGCTTACCATATCATAAAAGATGTGAAGTACAGAAAAGCTGCTATTGAGTGCTTCAAAAGATCCATTCACTATCAGTCTAATATGTGTGAGTCTTGGGTTGGTCTTGGTATCTCAACTATGGATGTATCTTTTAAAGTTGCGCAACATTGTTTCATAAAGGCTTTGACACTAAACCCAAAGGATGTCAATATTTGGCTTAATCTTGCCATGCTAGGgctgaaaaatggtgatCTCGAATTCACACAGGAAGTATTGACAAGATCCCAAAGTTTAGCACCGCAAGAGTCGTCTCCATGGTTGGTAATCGCTTTGACATATGAGAAACAGGGTAAGCTTTTGGAAAGCCACCGTAAATTTGCTCATGCCTTCGTGTTATCAAACGGCAGATCAAGAATTGCCCAATTGTTGTACGCAAAAAGTATTTTGCAGCAACGTATCGGTAAAGGGGGAGATGAAAGAGACCTGGGACTAGTCGAAGAACTCACAGCAGCTGCTTATGGATTAGATGaatacttcaaaaagaCGCCGAATGATCCCTTTGCCCTACAGTGTGCTTTAATAATTCTGGAGAGGCTTCACAATTATTCCTCTGCACACAAGGTAGCATCCAACTTGGTTCAATGCTTAGAAGTacgatttgaaaaatctcaaaaaaaCTCGGAGCTTTTCAACTATGCAGTTGTTAAAAGCCAACTTGGACGAATTCAGTTGGGACTTGGAAATTACACATCCGCAATCGAGGATGCAGAATTATCTCAAAGTATATTattagatttttcatcagaaAGTGCCAATAGCTCACGCATATCCAACAATTTAGTATTGAGCTTAGcatattttcatctcaACGACTTTGACAAAACTTTGGAGTTTTTAGAggagcttttgaaaacctCAAAAAATACCAGatctttgataatattGATAGCAAAGATTCTTTACACAGTTGGATCTGAGGATGCAAAGGAAATTGCTTTGCAGGAACTGGTGGAGTATATTTCTGTTAATGGCCCAGACCTAATGGTAAATTTGACCATTGCGGCCattgatatcattgaaaacagaaaagatgaaatgggCGCTATTTTAAAAGAGTTACGTATACTACCGCTAGAGGATCTCATTTCTGATAGACATAAAGACATTCCTTATCTAATTGAAATGATCAGGATGCGTTTGGAAATGCACAACGACATTAATTCAACGTGGCAGAAGtctgcatttttcttcatgaATGATTGTaaagtttggaaaaatattgattcaagaattgaagCACGCGTTTCATGTGAAGGTCAAAATAAGGTCACTGCTTCACAGCTTAGCGACTCTTTTTGCTCCTTGGGAAACCTCAAAAATATCCAACGAAGCATATTTTTGTCGCCTACGAATAAAGGAGCGATTTCTGCCCTGAGGGAATGCTTTTAGTGTATGAGAAAATCTTTCATTATAACATTATAGATTGCGGatgtgtatatatatataaaagaaattaaTATGAGTTTGTTAAAATCTTAAAATAATCTATAAACTTCCCAAAGAGAAAGCAATCTTAAGACACGAACTAAGATATTGAGCTCTCTTTCATTGAGTGATTTCAACTGATTAAGCTCACTTGGAAGTAGAAGCTCAGCTTCCCTGCCCTTGACATCATCTCTATTCGCTTTAGTTAAGAGTGTAGATCTCTCctccttcattttttcctttttataATGAAGATCGGCAATATTCCAAGCCAGATTTTGCATCATAAAACTATAAGCGTGTCTTTCATTCGATCTAAACAGAAAAACTGCCCTTGATGCTGCTCTATCAGCTGTCCTGGGTACCTCTTGAATTTCGAGAACATTGTATTTGATTAGTGATGCAATAGTTGATCttatatctttttccttcatcAATGCTGTTGAGTTGATAACTTTTTCAGACACCAAACTATTCTCACAAATGCAACGTCTTATACGCATTGCAGAAGGACCCATAGTTGATGATAAGACATAATCGTAAACGgaagatttcaaaaggGGTACAATCTTTGAGTAAGGAATGAAATAAACACCTGGTCGAGTTTCTTTTAAGAAAGGTACTGCTGAGGATGCAAGTAGTTTTAAATGACAATTAATTAATGACAATGAATGTGGTTCCTGATCGTCATCATCGAAATCTTCGAAATCATCAGAAAAATCAGCCTTGTCGACGTCGTTCTTTGACTCATTTATTTTAGGAAGTGCTGGTATGGCAAATCCATCTTTtgttttcagtttcttATTAAGTTTCGACTCTTTAGAATCGTTACTTCGtttgtttgttttcaattttgatgTAAGTGTTCCTCGCAGGTCTAAAGAAGAGGGTAAATGTTTTGCAATATCAATGGCGCTAAAGGATAATCCTTGAGTTTTCTCCTCGGAGAGTTCGATGTCCTCTTTGATTGAAGTCgcttcttccaattcttgCAACAGACCTGTTTTGGTCAGAGGGTCAGTTAGCGGTGGAGATTTTGATTCTGTCATACTCAATGCAACCCTATAGATCTCAGACGGTGTTGATCCAATTCTAGACTTTGCAAATTGAACTAAATGCTTTGTCCTTCTtattttaaaaaatctCTCCAAATTAATGGTTAACGGTAAGTTGTTCTTGATCGCTTTCAAAGAGGTTATTGGATCGATATAAATAACTTGAGAAGTGCTTTTAGAATTCTCtagaaaactttgaaactGAATTTTTGCCTTCGATTTTGCTTCACTTCTCTTCTTTAAATCCGAGAGCGTTGATGTCCTTGGAATAGCATTGTACTCCTTTTGGTAAAGAGTATTCCAAAGATCATTGATTGGCGTACAGTGTAATTTTGTTAATGGGACTAAAAACTCTGATTCGACCAAACGAACAAAAATCGACATCATATCAATCTGCGATTCTTTGGATTCAATGTTCTGtaaaaaatcttttacCGTAATTGAGCCCAGCGAAAggatattttgaataatttgCGAAACTTCCATCGATGAATGCGGGAACTGTTTGCTAAACTCATCATTTATCAGACCCGAATACAAGAACAGTAGCAGACCGTCTTCGTTGATGTAGTAGTACGTAGTGGATTTTCCCGAATGCGAGACTTCCTCCCAGTACCTGACACAGCGTAATTGAACGAGTGAAACCATTGTTATCTTAACGCTTCTAGTGTCTAGATTTGGTATACGATCAcggatttcaaaaatgctgAGTCTACCTTTGCAGATCAAAACATCAATAATTGAAGCTGCTCTTTCCCCTAAATGGTACTTGAACAGCTCAGTGTATAGAAACCAATCAGGGTTTAAAGTCCTCTGTTCCAGCGACGAAGTGATCATAACGTCATCTTCAGTGCTCATCGAACCAGGCACACTTTCAGTACCACCCGACACGCCATTGGCCCCATCAGAAGCAGCAGAACTCATCGCTAGCGGCAGTGAGGATTGATAAGCAGTGCTAAGTAATGAATTGAGACCACACAGATAGATTTCCGGAGAGATAAGACCAGttgcgatgagatgagctgAGATCAGTAATTTGGACtatgataaattttttttttttttcatatcttCAGGCCGCTGTGCTATCCTTTTTAGCCGGACAAAGAGCCCGACATTCGCCGGACAGTTCCGGACAATAGTACTGTCCGGCGAGACAATTCGTGTACTATGATGTTGATTTTCGACGTGTACTGTGATGTCACTATGCACGCTGTTGAGAATTGTCGCTTTGTCTCGTCCGTGATGATGTGTCAAGGTCACATGGTATATGGGCAGTACGGAAAACACCCAGCATCCTCCAACCCATTAAGTCGCTAGTCTATGCATCTAATTCGTAGACCTAGTGCTGTATACAATCCACCTCATATGCCAGGTCTTGGTATCACCTGAAGTGTTTGAACGTACCTTTTCAGAACTTGAGGCCTTGTCACCTAGAACGAACCAATCATATCTCACAAAACGCTACAAATATCATTTCTATTAAccgttttttttctctcttcGCGGCCCTCAGGCAGAAAATATCACAGCTTCACGGCCTGTCAGAGGTCCTAGTTTTTATGCCCTCTAACTGTAGTAACCCGATATCTTTCTGGTTTTTAAACATAAAACTGATTCTTGTTAAACTCGAGATATAAGAAGAAAACGTCCAAGTTTTCTGGTACTGATACTTTGACCTCGCAACTTTGGCTCCAAGTTTATATTCGAGTTAGACCTTGGACAATTGTTTCTGCTAGAGACAATAGAAAAAACATGCTATCCTCCACAACAAGAGTGCAATTTGCCAAGCAGGCTTTGAGACATTACACCGTTACTGCCAGTGATGGCACTGGCAAGATTTCCAACCTGGCGGTCAAAGTACACGCGGGTTCTCGTTATGCCACCAAAGATGGTATCTCTCATCTGCTATCTAGATTCAATTTCCACAATACTAGTGGTAAATCAGCATTAAGGCTAGTCAGAGAATCCGAGCTTCTCGGtggtaaatttgaatcaaagGTCGACAGGGAATTCATTACGTTGTCTGCcacatttttgaaggaagatTTGCCCTATTTCGTGAATGCATTGGGTAACGTCCTGTACAAGACTTCATTCAGACCCCATGAATTGCATGAGTCTGTGTTGCCTGCAGCGCATCACGACTTGTTGGTTCATCAAACTTGCCCTGTTTCAAGCGCAAGGGATCTGCTATACAATGCGACATTCAGATCTGGCTTAGGTAACCCTGTTCTTTACGACAGCGTTGAGAAAATCAGTATTGAGGAtatcaaatcttttgcTGACAAAGTCTACACAAAGGAAAATATCGAAATTATTGGTAAGGGCGTAAATGAATcggatttgaaaagatttgtAAACGATTCTCTATTGAACTCTTTACCATCTGGAACCCCACTTTCGACCAGTGCTGCACCAAAGACCTTTACAGGCCAACAATCTAGAATAAGATTTGAGGGTCAATCGGTCGCCGCTATTTCCGTTCCAGTTGCAAAGGAGTCATTCGCCGAATATCAAGTATTATCCAATTACGTAACTTCTCCCGTCTTTGAGTTATCTTCATTGATTAAATCTtctaaatttgaaaagtttggtGATGTTGGTATCTTCTCGTTATTTGTGAAGGGTTCAGATGCAAAAAAGGTCTCAGaggatttcaaaaaggtgATCTcggaattgaaaaaaggcAAAGATATCTCCGTTGCAAAAGATTTGACAGCATTAAATTTTGCCATCGCAAACGAAACTTCTTCTCCACTACCAGAGTTGAAGTTGGATAGCGTTAAGAACTTCAAATTGGGTAAATTCAACTATGTTGCTGTTGGTGATGTTTCCAATTTGCCATATGCTGAAGAGTtataattttttccaaattttctaAATGCCACGAACGTATGACTTGAACACTTTACTACTTACATGAATTGATCTTAGGAAAGAGGATACAAAGTGTGAAAAGATAATCGAAATATATTAATAACACGAAAAAGAGACAATAAAAGCCTGTAGTTACTTATTTTGCCCTCAATCATTATTTATTCATAAATATTATATAATCCAAATATATTGGTGTTGATTATAAGACCTTGAACCAAATATTCTAAGATAGAATAAGTTGAATGTATATTGCGGACGTACGCAGGCAGATATTGCCTTGGGTTTGCTTTTCAATACGTTCTTTAGTCAAAATTGTAAGTGGAAATCATTCCACTGCAACAATGAGGCCGAAATTGTACGTTTGAAAGGTTTAATATGGATTCAATGCCAGAAAGATCGCGCCGTTTTTCGAGATTATTGGTCTGCATTGTGCCTACACCTTCTGAAAGTATCCCAT
It encodes the following:
- the PZF1 gene encoding Pzf1p (similar to Saccharomyces cerevisiae PZF1 (YPR186C); ancestral locus Anc_7.543); this encodes MDHAAWDAHDFESVTPTRSCSSDSLHSVSSVASSAVSSASSSRPKRYFCDYEGCNKCFTRPSLLTEHQLSVHQGIKPFKCHICERSFAKKSHLERHLLSHSAEKPFHCSYCDKSFTTSQQLKRHEITHTKSFKCPYPDCSESFYKHPQLRAHILAVHEKKLTCEECGKTFQRPYRLRNHIAKHHNPQVENPYQCTHSGCTKNFKTWSQLQNHIKNDHPKLRCPICDKPCVGDNGLQMHMRVHDETLVAKNWKCHLCDSGPFAKKSDLLDHYRSEHPAESLPHSLKAHALPEAVDSPDMRITRSLSKRRKLNDFDLVQTEVNLANCLSNASGGIELVLDSVGRKLLCPFDKCYRTFKTKERYEKHIQKHKIHELKLKVLQDKLEEKHIESPAMSKARALDDEKLLNKENQCQDEVSENLLTKRCIEE
- the RPO26 gene encoding DNA-directed RNA polymerase core subunit RPO26 (similar to Saccharomyces cerevisiae RPO26 (YPR187W); ancestral locus Anc_7.544); the protein is MSDYEEAFNDGAEHFEDFDVEHFSDEENFAEPVNGNGNEGGEVKAENGHTVIAGGTGPEDYQNYEQTRRKTLKEKAIPKDQRITTPYMTKYERARILGTRALQISMNAPVFVDLEGETDPLRIAMKELAEKKIPLVIRRYLPDGSFEDWSVEELIVGL
- the MLC2 gene encoding Mlc2p (similar to Saccharomyces cerevisiae MLC2 (YPR188C); ancestral locus Anc_7.545), which translates into the protein MENSKSMNFSSLTHSHITKLKDAFQTIDEDGDGVISQQDLNKILCSLGKQLPDSQLQAMLQGPNCGSEDGVTFPRFLSLMSATLGDLPEESEIAKCLKTLSDKGDLQLPLVELIARLKEAGFQNPEKDFARILSEFSTENHINNEKVFKGDQFLNTFSE
- the SKI3 gene encoding SKI complex subunit tetratricopeptide repeat protein SKI3 (similar to Saccharomyces cerevisiae SKI3 (YPR189W); ancestral locus Anc_7.546), producing MSTIKDLLKQAKTELAREDYQSAIELSKKVLSLEKENYFAYVFLGKSYSCLPGKAKESIANYKLAIQYDSSNLLAWKGLFLLLKSLDVPEVLSYDDFFALCGEYADVLLEQQLSQVDLIHDIRLFRKKYPDCEESFLMHMVPGTKMAELLARHLISPQDALSKLINLVNKKEESKISKLVSRERLKLSVQDPSYQTKINALAWGIYEGSNLDQLYNQLINITDVDEARSDLETQWLEYRIKILKSMPKDIKVFFFKKVKSMVEDMVLVDHKSLMSWKLYFEWQDYEDLNTIDQEMVLKFFKKFPTEPLSVILYAWLSSDLSKYDFKKLASQMGQKAHLDEDNVVPDMDEIEQDALNDMTEKENENPTLLESDVITAMNDNISKAKNSILAHRIISQYFLLSREYEAAFPYVKHGISLVAISMRDLGADLQESKKTFTLDLAMIYTYIDAPKNHTAALSLFEKILADDPNNSHAKLGKGLIYMERNDWVKAHTLLVEVVSQFPNDMVVLSEFAWNQAQLGCLDDAIDIFTKVLGSIEGVDLRSCEFRALNLWRQAKVYLMKQEKEIPENQSYVKIAFKQLILSIRVLDTYAPSYSTLGDIYSAYYLDNLRAFKCYYKSFELDAADIVAAKFMASYYAEMCNWKAASLVAERLVKSEKAKRKLKEVNWAYKVVGMFYLESQQEADSIEWFQSSLRVNSKDIESWIGLGQAYYACGRIEASIKVFDRALELDPQHLYCLNLKAQSLSFMGEFEQCLKILREITTASPKEEFFQATFSEVLVKYAMDLYSQGLLTKAIVTAKKSIAVLSYMATELFCHGHKFWVSLSEALELFTLVQSKIDDLPIEDFVTIFRSASTIQETKELDELDNVTIEDLLSTDEDSNIEITCKLLVLSAKYSIATTNFDELTRTVRSSLWHNVGSAELHAYHIIKDVKYRKAAIECFKRSIHYQSNMCESWVGLGISTMDVSFKVAQHCFIKALTLNPKDVNIWLNLAMLGLKNGDLEFTQEVLTRSQSLAPQESSPWLVIALTYEKQGKLLESHRKFAHAFVLSNGRSRIAQLLYAKSILQQRIGKGGDERDLGLVEELTAAAYGLDEYFKKTPNDPFALQCALIILERLHNYSSAHKVASNLVQCLEVRFEKSQKNSELFNYAVVKSQLGRIQLGLGNYTSAIEDAELSQSILLDFSSESANSSRISNNLVLSLAYFHLNDFDKTLEFLEELLKTSKNTRSLIILIAKILYTVGSEDAKEIALQELVEYISVNGPDLMVNLTIAAIDIIENRKDEMGAILKELRILPLEDLISDRHKDIPYLIEMIRMRLEMHNDINSTWQKSAFFFMNDCKVWKNIDSRIEARVSCEGQNKVTASQLSDSFCSLGNLKNIQRSIFLSPTNKGAISALRECF
- the RPC82 gene encoding DNA-directed RNA polymerase III subunit C82 (similar to Saccharomyces cerevisiae RPC82 (YPR190C); ancestral locus Anc_7.547), translating into MSSAASDGANGVSGGTESVPGSMSTEDDVMITSSLEQRTLNPDWFLYTELFKYHLGERAASIIDVLICKGRLSIFEIRDRIPNLDTRSVKITMVSLVQLRCVRYWEEVSHSGKSTTYYYINEDGLLLFLYSGLINDEFSKQFPHSSMEVSQIIQNILSLGSITVKDFLQNIESKESQIDMMSIFVRLVESEFLVPLTKLHCTPINDLWNTLYQKEYNAIPRTSTLSDLKKRSEAKSKAKIQFQSFLENSKSTSQVIYIDPITSLKAIKNNLPLTINLERFFKIRRTKHLVQFAKSRIGSTPSEIYRVALSMTESKSPPLTDPLTKTGLLQELEEATSIKEDIELSEEKTQGLSFSAIDIAKHLPSSLDLRGTLTSKLKTNKRSNDSKESKLNKKLKTKDGFAIPALPKINESKNDVDKADFSDDFEDFDDDDQEPHSLSLINCHLKLLASSAVPFLKETRPGVYFIPYSKIVPLLKSSVYDYVLSSTMGPSAMRIRRCICENSLVSEKVINSTALMKEKDIRSTIASLIKYNVLEIQEVPRTADRAASRAVFLFRSNERHAYSFMMQNLAWNIADLHYKKEKMKEERSTLLTKANRDDVKGREAELLLPSELNQLKSLNERELNILVRVLRLLSLWEVYRLF